A section of the Phaseolus vulgaris cultivar G19833 chromosome 8, P. vulgaris v2.0, whole genome shotgun sequence genome encodes:
- the LOC137826493 gene encoding nucleotide-sugar uncharacterized transporter 2 isoform X3 encodes MVASEGRALEELRASLYNEIRTSEGAKRQQQKYCGPVVALSFNFMVAVGIIMANKLVMGKVGFNFPIFLTFVHYITAWLLLAIFKTLSVLPVSPPSKTTPFSSLFALGAVMAFASGLANTSLQYNSIGFYQMAKIAVTPTIVLAEFILFRKTISFTKVLALAVVSAGVAIATVTDLEFNLFGALIAIAWIIPSAINKILWSTLQQQGNWTALALMWKTTPVTIFFLGALMPWIDPPGVLSFKWDVNNSTAVFVSALLGFLLQWSGALALGATSATTHVVLGQFKTCVILLGGYLLFKSDPGVVSIGGAVVALSGMSIYTSLNLQGSQENMQQMLPSPKPKSTGEDGTDLSVNINSSTIV; translated from the exons ATGGTTGCATCAGAAG GTAGAGCACTGGAAGAACTCAGAGCTTCACTCTACAATGAAATCCGAACCTCAGAAGGAGCCAAGCGACAACAGCAAAAATATTGTGGACCAGTGGTGGCACTGTCCTTCAACTTTATGGTTGCTGTTGGGATTATCATGGCAAACAAATTG GTGATGGGTAAAGTTGGCTTCAACTTCCCAATTTTTCTCACATTTGTACACTACATCACTGCATGGCTTCTACTTGCCATTTTCAAGACACTATCAGTGCTTCCTGTGTCTCCTCCATCTAAAACAACTCCATTCTCTTCTTTATTTGCCCTTGGTGCTGTTATGGCCTTTGCCTCTGGCCTTGCAAACACTAGCCTCCAGTATAACAG TATTGGTTTCTACCAAATGGCTAAGATTGCTGTCACCCCTACAATTGTTCTTGCGGAGTTCATTCTTTTTAGAAAAACCATTTCTTTTACAAAG GTTTTGGCTTTGGCTGTGGTGTCAGCAGGTGTAGCAATTGCAACTGTAACAGATTTAGAGTTCAATTTATTTGGTGCTCTAATTGCAATTGCATGGATAATCCCAAGTGCCATTAACAAAATTTTATGGTCTACTTTACAACAGCAGGGAAACTGGACAGCTCTGGC GTTGATGTGGAAGACAACCCCTGTCACAATTTTCTTCCTTGGGGCATTGATGCCATGGATAGATCCACCAGGAGTGCTATCCTTCAAGTGGGATGTGAACAACTCAACTGCTGTTTTTGTGTCTGCTCTCCTTGGTTTTCTCTTGCAATGGTCAGGGGCCTTGGCATTGGG GGCCACTTCTGCTACAACTCATGTTGTTTTAGGACAGTTTAAGACCTGTGTGATTCTGTTGGGAGGGTACCTATTATTCAAGTCAGATCCTGGGGTTGTGAGCATTGGTGGTGCTGTTGTTGCTCTCTCTGGAATGTCAATCTACACATCATTGAATTTGCAAGGGTCTCAGGAAAATATGCAGCAAATGTTGCCTTCACCGAAGCCGAAATCAACAGGTGAAGACGGCACAGATTTGAGTGTAAATATTAACAGCAGCACCATTGTCTGA
- the LOC137826493 gene encoding nucleotide-sugar uncharacterized transporter 2 isoform X2: MQYSFGEESRALEELRASLYNEIRTSEGAKRQQQKYCGPVVALSFNFMVAVGIIMANKLVMGKVGFNFPIFLTFVHYITAWLLLAIFKTLSVLPVSPPSKTTPFSSLFALGAVMAFASGLANTSLQYNSIGFYQMAKIAVTPTIVLAEFILFRKTISFTKVLALAVVSAGVAIATVTDLEFNLFGALIAIAWIIPSAINKILWSTLQQQGNWTALALMWKTTPVTIFFLGALMPWIDPPGVLSFKWDVNNSTAVFVSALLGFLLQWSGALALGATSATTHVVLGQFKTCVILLGGYLLFKSDPGVVSIGGAVVALSGMSIYTSLNLQGSQENMQQMLPSPKPKSTGEDGTDLSVNINSSTIV, from the exons ATGCAATATTCCTTTGGAGAAGAAA GTAGAGCACTGGAAGAACTCAGAGCTTCACTCTACAATGAAATCCGAACCTCAGAAGGAGCCAAGCGACAACAGCAAAAATATTGTGGACCAGTGGTGGCACTGTCCTTCAACTTTATGGTTGCTGTTGGGATTATCATGGCAAACAAATTG GTGATGGGTAAAGTTGGCTTCAACTTCCCAATTTTTCTCACATTTGTACACTACATCACTGCATGGCTTCTACTTGCCATTTTCAAGACACTATCAGTGCTTCCTGTGTCTCCTCCATCTAAAACAACTCCATTCTCTTCTTTATTTGCCCTTGGTGCTGTTATGGCCTTTGCCTCTGGCCTTGCAAACACTAGCCTCCAGTATAACAG TATTGGTTTCTACCAAATGGCTAAGATTGCTGTCACCCCTACAATTGTTCTTGCGGAGTTCATTCTTTTTAGAAAAACCATTTCTTTTACAAAG GTTTTGGCTTTGGCTGTGGTGTCAGCAGGTGTAGCAATTGCAACTGTAACAGATTTAGAGTTCAATTTATTTGGTGCTCTAATTGCAATTGCATGGATAATCCCAAGTGCCATTAACAAAATTTTATGGTCTACTTTACAACAGCAGGGAAACTGGACAGCTCTGGC GTTGATGTGGAAGACAACCCCTGTCACAATTTTCTTCCTTGGGGCATTGATGCCATGGATAGATCCACCAGGAGTGCTATCCTTCAAGTGGGATGTGAACAACTCAACTGCTGTTTTTGTGTCTGCTCTCCTTGGTTTTCTCTTGCAATGGTCAGGGGCCTTGGCATTGGG GGCCACTTCTGCTACAACTCATGTTGTTTTAGGACAGTTTAAGACCTGTGTGATTCTGTTGGGAGGGTACCTATTATTCAAGTCAGATCCTGGGGTTGTGAGCATTGGTGGTGCTGTTGTTGCTCTCTCTGGAATGTCAATCTACACATCATTGAATTTGCAAGGGTCTCAGGAAAATATGCAGCAAATGTTGCCTTCACCGAAGCCGAAATCAACAGGTGAAGACGGCACAGATTTGAGTGTAAATATTAACAGCAGCACCATTGTCTGA
- the LOC137826493 gene encoding nucleotide-sugar uncharacterized transporter 2 isoform X1: protein MGLLDSLWRGGRRFIKRKDSDAGDAGRALEELRASLYNEIRTSEGAKRQQQKYCGPVVALSFNFMVAVGIIMANKLVMGKVGFNFPIFLTFVHYITAWLLLAIFKTLSVLPVSPPSKTTPFSSLFALGAVMAFASGLANTSLQYNSIGFYQMAKIAVTPTIVLAEFILFRKTISFTKVLALAVVSAGVAIATVTDLEFNLFGALIAIAWIIPSAINKILWSTLQQQGNWTALALMWKTTPVTIFFLGALMPWIDPPGVLSFKWDVNNSTAVFVSALLGFLLQWSGALALGATSATTHVVLGQFKTCVILLGGYLLFKSDPGVVSIGGAVVALSGMSIYTSLNLQGSQENMQQMLPSPKPKSTGEDGTDLSVNINSSTIV, encoded by the exons ATGGGGCTTTTGGATTCACTGTGGAGAGGAGGACGAAGGTTTATTAAAAGGAAAGACAGTGATGCTGGTGATGCAG GTAGAGCACTGGAAGAACTCAGAGCTTCACTCTACAATGAAATCCGAACCTCAGAAGGAGCCAAGCGACAACAGCAAAAATATTGTGGACCAGTGGTGGCACTGTCCTTCAACTTTATGGTTGCTGTTGGGATTATCATGGCAAACAAATTG GTGATGGGTAAAGTTGGCTTCAACTTCCCAATTTTTCTCACATTTGTACACTACATCACTGCATGGCTTCTACTTGCCATTTTCAAGACACTATCAGTGCTTCCTGTGTCTCCTCCATCTAAAACAACTCCATTCTCTTCTTTATTTGCCCTTGGTGCTGTTATGGCCTTTGCCTCTGGCCTTGCAAACACTAGCCTCCAGTATAACAG TATTGGTTTCTACCAAATGGCTAAGATTGCTGTCACCCCTACAATTGTTCTTGCGGAGTTCATTCTTTTTAGAAAAACCATTTCTTTTACAAAG GTTTTGGCTTTGGCTGTGGTGTCAGCAGGTGTAGCAATTGCAACTGTAACAGATTTAGAGTTCAATTTATTTGGTGCTCTAATTGCAATTGCATGGATAATCCCAAGTGCCATTAACAAAATTTTATGGTCTACTTTACAACAGCAGGGAAACTGGACAGCTCTGGC GTTGATGTGGAAGACAACCCCTGTCACAATTTTCTTCCTTGGGGCATTGATGCCATGGATAGATCCACCAGGAGTGCTATCCTTCAAGTGGGATGTGAACAACTCAACTGCTGTTTTTGTGTCTGCTCTCCTTGGTTTTCTCTTGCAATGGTCAGGGGCCTTGGCATTGGG GGCCACTTCTGCTACAACTCATGTTGTTTTAGGACAGTTTAAGACCTGTGTGATTCTGTTGGGAGGGTACCTATTATTCAAGTCAGATCCTGGGGTTGTGAGCATTGGTGGTGCTGTTGTTGCTCTCTCTGGAATGTCAATCTACACATCATTGAATTTGCAAGGGTCTCAGGAAAATATGCAGCAAATGTTGCCTTCACCGAAGCCGAAATCAACAGGTGAAGACGGCACAGATTTGAGTGTAAATATTAACAGCAGCACCATTGTCTGA
- the LOC137826493 gene encoding nucleotide-sugar uncharacterized transporter 2 isoform X4 codes for MVAVGIIMANKLVMGKVGFNFPIFLTFVHYITAWLLLAIFKTLSVLPVSPPSKTTPFSSLFALGAVMAFASGLANTSLQYNSIGFYQMAKIAVTPTIVLAEFILFRKTISFTKVLALAVVSAGVAIATVTDLEFNLFGALIAIAWIIPSAINKILWSTLQQQGNWTALALMWKTTPVTIFFLGALMPWIDPPGVLSFKWDVNNSTAVFVSALLGFLLQWSGALALGATSATTHVVLGQFKTCVILLGGYLLFKSDPGVVSIGGAVVALSGMSIYTSLNLQGSQENMQQMLPSPKPKSTGEDGTDLSVNINSSTIV; via the exons ATGGTTGCTGTTGGGATTATCATGGCAAACAAATTG GTGATGGGTAAAGTTGGCTTCAACTTCCCAATTTTTCTCACATTTGTACACTACATCACTGCATGGCTTCTACTTGCCATTTTCAAGACACTATCAGTGCTTCCTGTGTCTCCTCCATCTAAAACAACTCCATTCTCTTCTTTATTTGCCCTTGGTGCTGTTATGGCCTTTGCCTCTGGCCTTGCAAACACTAGCCTCCAGTATAACAG TATTGGTTTCTACCAAATGGCTAAGATTGCTGTCACCCCTACAATTGTTCTTGCGGAGTTCATTCTTTTTAGAAAAACCATTTCTTTTACAAAG GTTTTGGCTTTGGCTGTGGTGTCAGCAGGTGTAGCAATTGCAACTGTAACAGATTTAGAGTTCAATTTATTTGGTGCTCTAATTGCAATTGCATGGATAATCCCAAGTGCCATTAACAAAATTTTATGGTCTACTTTACAACAGCAGGGAAACTGGACAGCTCTGGC GTTGATGTGGAAGACAACCCCTGTCACAATTTTCTTCCTTGGGGCATTGATGCCATGGATAGATCCACCAGGAGTGCTATCCTTCAAGTGGGATGTGAACAACTCAACTGCTGTTTTTGTGTCTGCTCTCCTTGGTTTTCTCTTGCAATGGTCAGGGGCCTTGGCATTGGG GGCCACTTCTGCTACAACTCATGTTGTTTTAGGACAGTTTAAGACCTGTGTGATTCTGTTGGGAGGGTACCTATTATTCAAGTCAGATCCTGGGGTTGTGAGCATTGGTGGTGCTGTTGTTGCTCTCTCTGGAATGTCAATCTACACATCATTGAATTTGCAAGGGTCTCAGGAAAATATGCAGCAAATGTTGCCTTCACCGAAGCCGAAATCAACAGGTGAAGACGGCACAGATTTGAGTGTAAATATTAACAGCAGCACCATTGTCTGA